The Porphyrobacter sp. HT-58-2 genome has a window encoding:
- a CDS encoding energy transducer TonB → MLARFSVLALALGSPALAVPPPPPPAIDVVPGATPRDPHVLTWQASGVTCGKGVRIAPARFVAPDPQPLVTRLANAPDEVTIRFAIDADGRAFGMTAVVEPRSRMLLRDFMPSLRASRFAVAAPQTDCTIRYTAQTQSIAEAPLETLAALGVAQRLRLGKPVWERMSPGDCRDKPRLAPLTRSYPDFRKLTRREGDRHWTYVTYDIDSDGVPVNLATPFTTGDAALDAEARAAVAAGRYAGGPRTGCLQAWWSGAETIPAPPIPPKEDTKGNPACEIKDQWDREPRLVFPPSYQRRAIEGWAILRYDVAPWGEIGAIEVLDAQPSSEFGEAAVNVIRNARFKPLETGLKGCIDRVIFRLRSKESGEDEPGTADPA, encoded by the coding sequence ATGCTGGCGCGATTTTCGGTTCTTGCTCTCGCGCTGGGTTCGCCCGCGCTTGCCGTTCCGCCGCCGCCGCCTCCGGCCATTGATGTCGTTCCGGGCGCAACCCCGCGCGACCCGCACGTGCTGACCTGGCAGGCGTCAGGCGTCACCTGCGGCAAGGGTGTCCGCATCGCGCCCGCACGATTTGTCGCGCCCGATCCGCAGCCACTGGTCACGCGGCTGGCCAATGCCCCCGACGAGGTCACAATCCGCTTCGCGATCGACGCCGATGGCCGCGCCTTCGGCATGACGGCGGTGGTCGAGCCGAGGTCGCGAATGCTGCTGCGCGATTTCATGCCTTCGCTGCGTGCCAGCCGCTTTGCTGTCGCCGCACCGCAAACCGACTGCACCATCCGTTACACCGCGCAGACGCAGAGCATCGCCGAGGCACCTCTGGAAACGCTCGCCGCGCTCGGCGTTGCCCAGCGCCTGCGATTGGGCAAACCGGTGTGGGAGCGGATGTCGCCCGGCGATTGCCGCGACAAGCCTCGGCTGGCACCCTTGACGCGCAGCTATCCCGATTTCCGCAAGCTGACCCGCCGCGAAGGCGATCGTCACTGGACCTATGTCACCTATGACATCGACAGTGACGGGGTGCCGGTCAACCTCGCCACGCCGTTCACCACGGGTGATGCCGCGCTGGATGCAGAGGCGCGTGCGGCGGTGGCGGCAGGGCGCTATGCCGGCGGACCACGCACCGGCTGCCTGCAGGCATGGTGGTCGGGGGCAGAGACGATTCCCGCCCCGCCGATCCCGCCCAAGGAAGATACCAAGGGCAATCCGGCCTGCGAGATCAAGGACCAGTGGGACCGGGAGCCGCGCCTTGTCTTCCCGCCCAGCTACCAGCGGCGCGCGATCGAAGGCTGGGCGATCCTGCGCTATGATGTGGCGCCCTGGGGCGAGATCGGGGCGATCGAAGTGCTGGACGCGCAACCGAGCAGCGAATTCGGCGAGGCGGCCGTCAACGTGATCAGGAACGCGCGCTTCAAACCGCTCGAAACCGGGCTCAAGGGCTGCATTGACCGTGTGATCTTTCGCCTCCGTTCGAAGGAGAGCGGGGAGGACGAGCCAGGCACGGCGGATCCGGCCTAG
- the ssb gene encoding single-stranded DNA-binding protein produces MAGSLNKVMLIGNLGKDPEVRTFQNGGKVCNFSIATSETWKDRNTGERQEKTEWHNVAIFNEGLAGVAERYLKKGSKVYIEGQLQTRKWTDQNGQDRYTTEVVLRGPNSVMTMLDGAPGGGGGGGGGGGGRSGGYGGGGGGGWDQGGGSSGGSGSGGFGGGPSGGGGGGGYDDLDDDIPF; encoded by the coding sequence ATGGCGGGTTCGCTCAACAAGGTCATGCTGATTGGCAATCTGGGCAAGGACCCCGAAGTGCGGACCTTCCAGAACGGCGGCAAGGTCTGCAATTTCTCGATCGCGACCTCGGAAACCTGGAAGGATCGCAATACCGGCGAACGGCAGGAAAAGACCGAATGGCACAATGTCGCGATCTTCAACGAAGGTCTGGCGGGCGTGGCCGAACGCTATCTGAAGAAGGGCAGCAAGGTCTATATCGAAGGCCAGCTCCAGACCCGCAAGTGGACCGACCAGAACGGGCAGGATCGTTACACCACCGAAGTGGTGCTGCGCGGGCCCAACTCGGTGATGACCATGCTTGACGGCGCACCCGGCGGCGGCGGCGGCGGCGGCGGCGGCGGCGGTGGCCGGTCGGGCGGTTATGGCGGCGGCGGTGGCGGCGGCTGGGATCAGGGCGGCGGCAGCAGCGGCGGCTCTGGCAGTGGCGGGTTCGGCGGCGGCCCCTCTGGCGGTGGCGGTGGCGGCGGCTACGACGATCTTGACGACGATATTCCGTTTTGA
- a CDS encoding COQ9 family protein: MTMTTTDFADLTLDELRVALAPDIAASAIFDGWNETALIAAAEMAGCDVDVARLAFPGARPMDMIEAWITSVDQAMEAEWPAERLASLKIRERIRTLVAFRLEAVAHIDEAVRRALAVMAQPQNVRRALKLGWRSADIMWRLAGDTATDYNHYTKRAILAGIYSATLAVFVNDDSEGKADTHAFLERRIDGVMKFEKVKAQFLNKDRELPSLTRFLGRLRYPAR; encoded by the coding sequence ATGACCATGACCACAACCGATTTCGCTGACCTGACGCTGGACGAACTGCGCGTCGCGCTGGCCCCCGATATTGCCGCCTCGGCGATTTTCGATGGCTGGAACGAGACGGCGCTGATTGCCGCTGCCGAAATGGCGGGCTGCGATGTCGATGTGGCAAGGCTTGCCTTTCCGGGGGCAAGGCCGATGGACATGATCGAAGCGTGGATCACCTCGGTCGATCAGGCGATGGAGGCCGAATGGCCCGCCGAACGTCTCGCCAGCCTGAAGATCCGCGAACGCATCCGCACGCTGGTCGCCTTCCGGCTGGAAGCGGTCGCGCATATCGACGAAGCGGTGCGCCGCGCGCTGGCGGTGATGGCCCAGCCGCAGAATGTGCGCCGCGCGCTGAAGCTGGGCTGGCGCTCGGCGGACATCATGTGGCGGCTCGCGGGCGACACCGCGACCGATTACAACCACTACACCAAGCGCGCGATTCTGGCTGGCATCTACTCGGCGACGCTGGCGGTGTTCGTCAACGACGATTCGGAAGGCAAGGCCGATACCCACGCCTTCCTCGAACGCCGCATCGACGGGGTGATGAAGTTCGAGAAGGTCAAGGCGCAGTTCCTGAACAAGGACCGCGAACTGCCGAGCCTGACGCGCTTCCTCGGCCGGCTGCGCTATCCGGCGCGGTAA
- a CDS encoding ankyrin repeat domain-containing protein: MSCDVLRKLGLRSGIASAILAALALGLTAPAAAQFQSEGYKFLEAVKDRKGDEATDMLNKPGNQLINSRDITSGDTGLHIAVARDDALWVRFLLQRGADPNIRNKRGITPLQLATQRGFIEGVEELIKRGASINVSDQTGETPLIAAVHARNVGLVRLLLDKGGDPDRNDNSGRSARDYMELMSGNSLMKQEFINADKKRAEAGTKKDYGPSF; this comes from the coding sequence GTGTCCTGCGATGTTTTGCGCAAATTAGGGCTTCGCTCCGGGATTGCCAGTGCGATCCTTGCAGCCTTGGCGCTGGGGCTGACTGCCCCGGCCGCCGCGCAGTTCCAGTCCGAGGGTTACAAGTTCCTCGAAGCGGTCAAGGATCGCAAGGGGGACGAGGCGACCGACATGCTCAACAAGCCGGGCAATCAGCTGATCAACAGCCGCGACATCACCAGTGGGGATACGGGCCTGCATATCGCCGTCGCACGCGACGATGCGCTGTGGGTGCGGTTCCTGCTGCAGCGCGGGGCCGATCCCAACATCCGCAACAAGCGCGGCATCACGCCCTTGCAGCTGGCCACCCAGCGCGGCTTCATCGAAGGGGTCGAGGAGCTGATCAAGCGGGGCGCCAGCATCAATGTCTCCGACCAGACGGGCGAAACGCCGCTGATCGCGGCTGTCCATGCCCGCAATGTCGGGCTGGTGCGCCTGCTGCTCGACAAGGGCGGCGATCCTGACCGCAACGACAATTCCGGCCGCTCGGCCCGCGATTACATGGAGCTGATGAGCGGCAATTCGCTGATGAAGCAGGAATTCATCAACGCCGACAAGAAACGCGCCGAAGCGGGAACCAAGAAAGATTACGGGCCTTCCTTCTGA
- a CDS encoding SCO family protein: MNRINKPSAAFTFAILGALTLAGCDSAAPMPEPPLAGAAIGGDFALTNSKGETVRWDDFAGRYRVVYFGYAFCPDICPTDMQRVAQGLKALKASDPDKAARIVPIFITIDPERDNQQVVGEFAAAFSPDIIGLTGTPEQIAATARAFKVYYAKGEDVEGGGYLVDHSNVTYLFGPQGEPIATLPTDKGGEAVAAELARWVN; this comes from the coding sequence ATGAACCGCATCAACAAGCCTTCCGCCGCATTCACCTTCGCAATCCTTGGCGCGCTGACGCTGGCCGGGTGCGATTCCGCCGCGCCCATGCCCGAACCGCCGCTGGCGGGCGCGGCCATCGGCGGTGACTTTGCGCTGACGAACAGCAAGGGCGAAACCGTGCGCTGGGACGATTTTGCGGGCCGGTACCGGGTGGTCTATTTCGGCTATGCCTTTTGCCCCGACATCTGCCCCACCGACATGCAGCGCGTGGCACAGGGGCTGAAGGCGCTGAAGGCGAGCGATCCCGACAAGGCCGCGCGAATTGTCCCGATCTTCATCACCATCGACCCCGAACGCGACAATCAGCAGGTGGTCGGCGAATTTGCCGCCGCCTTCTCGCCCGATATCATCGGCCTGACCGGCACGCCCGAACAGATCGCCGCCACAGCCAGGGCATTCAAGGTCTACTACGCCAAGGGCGAAGACGTGGAGGGTGGCGGCTATCTGGTCGATCACTCCAACGTCACCTACCTGTTCGGCCCGCAAGGCGAGCCGATCGCCACCCTGCCCACAGACAAGGGCGGCGAGGCCGTGGCGGCGGAACTGGCGCGATGGGTGAACTGA